From one Brachypodium distachyon strain Bd21 chromosome 4, Brachypodium_distachyon_v3.0, whole genome shotgun sequence genomic stretch:
- the LOC100830361 gene encoding amino acid transporter ANT1 isoform X2: MLGMGEAEAAPLLLAAREDGAKTGRAGGGGATWAQTLGNVVVSIVGTGVLGLPYAFRTAGWLAGSLGVAAAGCATLYCMLLLVDCRDKLEEEETEEPCDVLYTYGDLGDKCFGTLGRCLTEILIFVSQAGGSVAYLIFIAQNLHSMFTQLMSPAGFIFAILLPVQTALSFVCSMSSLSPFSIVADACNVLAMAIVIKDDVQLFDHPFANRSAFNGLWAIPFTFGVAVFCFEGFSMTLALEASMAERRKFRWVLSQAVVCIIFVYACFGVCGYLAYGEATKDIITLNLPNTWSSSAVKVGLCFALAFTFPVMMHPIHEIVEMRIRSIGCFHKLSHNVHGAEWLGLHSSRIAVVIILAVVASFVPAFGSFISFVGSTVSALLAFVLPTAFHLRIVGSSMSLWQRLLDYGFLLFGLVFAGYGMFTAL, translated from the exons ATGCTGGGGATGGGagaggcagaggcggcgccgctgctgctggccgcGCGGGAGGATGGGGCCAAGACCGGGagagctggcggcggcggggccacGTGGGCGCAGACGCTGGGCAACGTGGTGGTGTCCATCGTCGGGACGGGGGTGCTCGGCCTGCCCTACgccttccgcaccgccggCTGGCTCGCGGGGTCCCTGggagtcgccgccgccggctgcgccaCGCTCTACTGcatgctcctcctc GTGGACTGTAGAGATAAactggaagaggaagaaacagAAGAGCCATGTGATGTTCTCTACACATATGGAGATTTGGGAGACAAGTGCTTTGGTACTCTTGGTAGATGCTTGACAGAAATCCTAATCTTTGTCTCGCAAGCCGGTGGGTCTGTTGCTTACCTAATATTCATTGCTCAGAATCTCCATTCCATGTTTACCCAGTTGATGTCGCCAGCCGGCTTCATCTTTGCCATCCTCCTGCCTGTGCAAACTGCGCTGTCCTTCGTCTGCTCGATGTCCTCGCTTTCACCATTCAGCATAGTTGCAGATGCATGCAATGTCTTAGCGATGGCCATAGTTATCAAAGATGACGTTCAACTTTTCGATCATCCTTTTGCAAATAGAAGTGCTTTCAATGGTCTTTGGGCGATACCTTTCACTTTCGGGGTCGCAGTTTTCTGCTTTGAAGGATTTAGTATGACTCTGGCGCTGGAGGCATCAATGGCAGAACGAAGAAAGTTCCGCTGGGTGCTTTCTCAAGCAGTTGTCTGCATCATATTTGTGTATGCGTGTTTTGGAGTGTGTGGGTACTTGGCCTATGGTGAAGCCACCAAGGACATCATAACACTTAATCTTCCCAATACCTGGTCTTCTTCTGCAGTTAAG GTTGGCTTATGCTTCGCACTGGCATTCACATTCCCAGTTATGATGCACCCGATCCATGAGATTGTTGAGATGAGAATCAGATCAATCGGATGCTTCCATAAGCTTTCCCACAATGTCCATGGTGCCGAATGGTTGGGCTTGCACTCAAGCCGCATCGCTGTGGTGATCATCCTGGCAGTGGTGGCCTCCTTTGTGCCTGCATTTGGGTCTTTCATCTCCTTTGTTGGGAGCACGGTGAGTGCGCTGCTCGCTTTCGTGCTGCCTACCGCCTTCCATCTCCGCATAGTGGGGTCATCAATGAGCTTGTGGCAGCGGCTGCTTGACTATGGTTTCCTTCTCTTTGGCCTGGTTTTCGCTGGCTATGGAATGTTCACGGCTCTCTAG
- the LOC100829743 gene encoding protein FLUORESCENT IN BLUE LIGHT, chloroplastic isoform X2, whose protein sequence is MMKAVSSCFGKAFVVSSAAMLALPPSCFAESCEQGYSLPNMPLLFAIAMVGATVGGLLARQRKGELKKLNDQLRQINASLRRQAKIESYAPALSYAPAASKIPESEVIVDPQKQRLISYLRTGKNYLRNQAPDKAFPEFKAALDLAQSLGDHVEEKKAARGLGASLQRQGNYKEAIKYHSMVLSISKMTGEDSGVTEAYGAIADCYTELGELEKAGKFYDEYIARLEND, encoded by the exons ATGATG AAAGCTGTATCTTCTTGTTTCGGGAAAGCATTTGTTGTCAGCAGTGCTGCCATGCTTGCTCTGCCACCCAGCTGTTTTGCAGAATCGTGTGAACAAGGGTACTCTCTTCCTAACATGCCTTTGCTGTTTGCGATTGCCATGGTCGGTGCTACTGTTGGAG GGCTCCTTGCGAGACAAAGGAAAGGGGAGCTTAAAAAGCTGAATGATCAGCTACGTCAAATAAATGCTTCACTGAGGAGACAAGCCAAGATTGAATCTTATGCTCCTGCTTTGAGCTATGCACCGGCTGCTAGTAAGATACCAGAATCAGAAGTCATTGTTGATCCACAAAAACAGCGCTTAATTTCATATCTGAGGACTGGGAAGAACTACCTGAGAAACCAAGCCCCTGACAAAGCATTTCCTGAGTTTAAGGCAGCTCTTGATCTCGCACAATCTTTGGGTGATCATGTTGAAGAGAAGAAGGCAGCACGAGGATTAG GAGCATCATTGCAAAGACAAGGAAATTACAAGGAAGCAATAAAGTACCACTCCATGGTGCTTAGCATCTCCAAGATGACTGGGGAGGATTCGGGTGTCACGGAGGCGTACGGGGCAATAGCCGATTGCTACACTGAACTTGGTGAGCTCGAGAAGGCAGGCAAGTTCTATGACGAGTACATCGCAAGATTGGAGAATGACTGA
- the LOC100830054 gene encoding transcription initiation factor TFIID subunit 6, whose protein sequence is MSIVPKETIEVIAQSVGIATLPADVSAALAPDVEYRLREIMQEAIKCMRHAKRTVLTADDVDSALSLRNVEPVYGFASGDPLRFKRAVGHKDLFYIDDREVDFKEIIEAPLPKAPLDTAVVAHWLAIEGVQPAIPENPPIDVILAPTESKRTEHVKDDGLPVDIKLPVKHILSRELQMYFDKIAELTMSRSNTSVFREALVSLSKDSGLHPLVPYFSYFIADEVTRSLADLPVLFALMRVVQSLLRNPHVHIEPYLHQLMPPMITCIVAKRLGHRLSDNHWELRDFSANLVASVCRRYGHVYHNLQIRLTKTLIHAFLDPHKALTQHYGAVQGISALGPSAIRLLLLPNLETYMQLLEPELQLEKQKNEMKRKEAWRVYGALLCAAGKCLYERLKLFPGLLSPSTRPLLRSNKRVATNNSNKRKSSTDHSASQPPLKKMATDVSMNSMASAPIVGTMVGTMDGFSAQLPNPGMMQALSSGQMVESITQVPIRRDQGNNHAQRVSAVLRQAWKEDQDAGHLLESLYEVFGEAIFSFIQPPEISIFV, encoded by the exons ATGAGCATCGTGCCCAAGGAGACAATTGAGGTGATCGCCCAGAGCGTCGGCATCGCAACCCTCCCGGCCGATGtctccgccgcgctcgcccCGGACGTCGAGTACCGCCTCCGGGAGATCATGCAG GAGGCCATCAAGTGTATGCGGCATGCAAAGAGGACAGTTCTGACTGCCGACGATGTTGACAGTGCTCTCAGCCTCAGGAATGTTGAG CCTGTATACGGATTTGCTTCTGGTGACCCCTTGCGGTTTAAGAGAGCTGTGGGTCATAAGGATCTCTTCTATATTGATGACAGGGAGGTAGACTTTAAAGAG ATTATCGAAGCTCCTCTGCCTAAAGCTCCTCTTGACACAGCAGTTGTAGCTCACTGGTTAGCTATTGAGGGCGTCCAGCCTGCAATTCCAGAGAATCCTCCTATCGATG TAATTTTAGCACCAACAGAAAGTAAAAGAACTGAGCATGTGAAGGATGACGGACTACCAGTTGACATCAAGCTTCCTGTTAAGCATATATTATCTAGAGAACTCCAG ATGTACTTCGATAAAATAGCAGAGCTTACTATGAGTAGATCAAACACCTCAGTGTTTAGAGAAGCATTAGTGAGCTTGTCAAAAGATTCAGGCCTTCATCCATTGGTTCCATACTTTTCATACTTCATTGCAGATGAG GTTACTAGGAGTTTGGCCGACCTTCCTGTTCTATTTGCTCTTATGCGTGTTGTGCAGAGCCTTCTCCGCAATCCGCATGTTCATATTGAACCATAT TTGCATCAGTTGATGCCACCAATGATCACTTGCATCGTTGCGAAAAGGCTAGGGCATAGGCTTTCAGACAACCACTGGGAGCTTAGAGATTTCTCTGCTAATTTGGTTGCTTCAGTATGTCGGAG GTATGGTCACGTGTATCACAATCTCCAAATCCGGTTGACAAAGACGTTGATCCATGCATTTCTTGATCCTCATAAAGCATTGACACAACATTATGGTGCTGTTCAAGGGATATCTGCATTAGGACCCAGTGCG ATTAGGCTTCTGCTATTGCCCAACCTGGAGACATACATGCAACTTTTGGAGCCTGAATTGCAACTCgagaaacagaaaaatgaaatgaaaagaaaggaagcatGGCGTGTTTATGGAGCCCTGCTG TGTGCTGCAGGCAAATGCTTGTACGAGCGGCTTAAGTTATTCCCTGGTTTACTCTCTCCATCTACTCGGCCACTTTTGAGGAGTAACAAAAGGGTTGCAACTAACAATTCAA ATAAACGGAAGTCTAGTACAGATCACTCCGCATCCCAGCCACCTCTGAAGAAGATGGCAACAGATGTATCAATGAATTCCATGGCTTCAGCTCCAATTGTAGGAACCATGGTAGGAACCATGGATGGGTTCTCTGCTCAGTTACCCAACCCCGGCATGATGCAAGCTTTATCCTCTGGACAAATGGTAGAAAGCATCACACAAGTTCCGATCCGGAGAGATCAGGGAAATAACCATGCACAACGAGTTTCCGCGGTGCTGAGGCAAGCCTGGAAGGAGGATCAAGATGCCGGGCACCTCCTGGAGTCACTGTACGAGGTGTTCGGTGAAGCCATCTTCTCGTTTATCCAACCACCAGAGATATCCATCTTCGTGTAG
- the LOC100830361 gene encoding amino acid transporter ANT1 isoform X1 gives MLGMGEAEAAPLLLAAREDGAKTGRAGGGGATWAQTLGNVVVSIVGTGVLGLPYAFRTAGWLAGSLGVAAAGCATLYCMLLLVSTVDCRDKLEEEETEEPCDVLYTYGDLGDKCFGTLGRCLTEILIFVSQAGGSVAYLIFIAQNLHSMFTQLMSPAGFIFAILLPVQTALSFVCSMSSLSPFSIVADACNVLAMAIVIKDDVQLFDHPFANRSAFNGLWAIPFTFGVAVFCFEGFSMTLALEASMAERRKFRWVLSQAVVCIIFVYACFGVCGYLAYGEATKDIITLNLPNTWSSSAVKVGLCFALAFTFPVMMHPIHEIVEMRIRSIGCFHKLSHNVHGAEWLGLHSSRIAVVIILAVVASFVPAFGSFISFVGSTVSALLAFVLPTAFHLRIVGSSMSLWQRLLDYGFLLFGLVFAGYGMFTAL, from the exons ATGCTGGGGATGGGagaggcagaggcggcgccgctgctgctggccgcGCGGGAGGATGGGGCCAAGACCGGGagagctggcggcggcggggccacGTGGGCGCAGACGCTGGGCAACGTGGTGGTGTCCATCGTCGGGACGGGGGTGCTCGGCCTGCCCTACgccttccgcaccgccggCTGGCTCGCGGGGTCCCTGggagtcgccgccgccggctgcgccaCGCTCTACTGcatgctcctcctcgtcagtACA GTGGACTGTAGAGATAAactggaagaggaagaaacagAAGAGCCATGTGATGTTCTCTACACATATGGAGATTTGGGAGACAAGTGCTTTGGTACTCTTGGTAGATGCTTGACAGAAATCCTAATCTTTGTCTCGCAAGCCGGTGGGTCTGTTGCTTACCTAATATTCATTGCTCAGAATCTCCATTCCATGTTTACCCAGTTGATGTCGCCAGCCGGCTTCATCTTTGCCATCCTCCTGCCTGTGCAAACTGCGCTGTCCTTCGTCTGCTCGATGTCCTCGCTTTCACCATTCAGCATAGTTGCAGATGCATGCAATGTCTTAGCGATGGCCATAGTTATCAAAGATGACGTTCAACTTTTCGATCATCCTTTTGCAAATAGAAGTGCTTTCAATGGTCTTTGGGCGATACCTTTCACTTTCGGGGTCGCAGTTTTCTGCTTTGAAGGATTTAGTATGACTCTGGCGCTGGAGGCATCAATGGCAGAACGAAGAAAGTTCCGCTGGGTGCTTTCTCAAGCAGTTGTCTGCATCATATTTGTGTATGCGTGTTTTGGAGTGTGTGGGTACTTGGCCTATGGTGAAGCCACCAAGGACATCATAACACTTAATCTTCCCAATACCTGGTCTTCTTCTGCAGTTAAG GTTGGCTTATGCTTCGCACTGGCATTCACATTCCCAGTTATGATGCACCCGATCCATGAGATTGTTGAGATGAGAATCAGATCAATCGGATGCTTCCATAAGCTTTCCCACAATGTCCATGGTGCCGAATGGTTGGGCTTGCACTCAAGCCGCATCGCTGTGGTGATCATCCTGGCAGTGGTGGCCTCCTTTGTGCCTGCATTTGGGTCTTTCATCTCCTTTGTTGGGAGCACGGTGAGTGCGCTGCTCGCTTTCGTGCTGCCTACCGCCTTCCATCTCCGCATAGTGGGGTCATCAATGAGCTTGTGGCAGCGGCTGCTTGACTATGGTTTCCTTCTCTTTGGCCTGGTTTTCGCTGGCTATGGAATGTTCACGGCTCTCTAG
- the LOC100829743 gene encoding protein FLUORESCENT IN BLUE LIGHT, chloroplastic isoform X1 has protein sequence MPLLLRLRPPAAAPSPPYRRSSGCSVSRAHLVFSETSERMFLVPSLVDQVARLSSCAQCSAARCVSSTMDSARPTSDGVHIANVHGHFLIKSTSDLQKAVSSCFGKAFVVSSAAMLALPPSCFAESCEQGYSLPNMPLLFAIAMVGATVGGLLARQRKGELKKLNDQLRQINASLRRQAKIESYAPALSYAPAASKIPESEVIVDPQKQRLISYLRTGKNYLRNQAPDKAFPEFKAALDLAQSLGDHVEEKKAARGLGASLQRQGNYKEAIKYHSMVLSISKMTGEDSGVTEAYGAIADCYTELGELEKAGKFYDEYIARLEND, from the exons ATGCCGCTTCTCCTGCGCCTCCgacctccggcggcggcgccgtcgccgccgtacCGGCGAAGCTCCGGCTGTTCTGTCAGCAGAGCCCATCTCGTCTTCTCCGAGACCTCCG AGCGAATGTTTCTTGTTCCATCACTCGTTGACCAAGTTGCAAGGCTTTCCTCGTGTGCCCAGTGTTCTGCAGCTCGATGTGTATCGTCAACAATGGATTCTGCTCGTCCTACGAGTGATGGTGTTCATATCGCTAATGTGCACGGTCATTTTCTTATCAAGTCTACATCTGATCTGCAG AAAGCTGTATCTTCTTGTTTCGGGAAAGCATTTGTTGTCAGCAGTGCTGCCATGCTTGCTCTGCCACCCAGCTGTTTTGCAGAATCGTGTGAACAAGGGTACTCTCTTCCTAACATGCCTTTGCTGTTTGCGATTGCCATGGTCGGTGCTACTGTTGGAG GGCTCCTTGCGAGACAAAGGAAAGGGGAGCTTAAAAAGCTGAATGATCAGCTACGTCAAATAAATGCTTCACTGAGGAGACAAGCCAAGATTGAATCTTATGCTCCTGCTTTGAGCTATGCACCGGCTGCTAGTAAGATACCAGAATCAGAAGTCATTGTTGATCCACAAAAACAGCGCTTAATTTCATATCTGAGGACTGGGAAGAACTACCTGAGAAACCAAGCCCCTGACAAAGCATTTCCTGAGTTTAAGGCAGCTCTTGATCTCGCACAATCTTTGGGTGATCATGTTGAAGAGAAGAAGGCAGCACGAGGATTAG GAGCATCATTGCAAAGACAAGGAAATTACAAGGAAGCAATAAAGTACCACTCCATGGTGCTTAGCATCTCCAAGATGACTGGGGAGGATTCGGGTGTCACGGAGGCGTACGGGGCAATAGCCGATTGCTACACTGAACTTGGTGAGCTCGAGAAGGCAGGCAAGTTCTATGACGAGTACATCGCAAGATTGGAGAATGACTGA